A segment of the Panthera uncia isolate 11264 chromosome F1, Puncia_PCG_1.0, whole genome shotgun sequence genome:
ctctctctctctcgaaataaataaataaacttaaaaaatcatattcattatattcatttgattatatatagaattatttagaagtaaaaCTACACAGAGAGCTTGAAACATGCACAGAAACAAAATTCACAGTGTGCAACTCTGTATTAAGATACATTtacacagggacacctgggtggctcattaagttaagtggctgactcttgatttcggctcaggccgtgatctcacagtttcccgagccccgtgttgggctcttcaTGCTGgtgtgtggaccctgcttgagattctctgtctccctctctctctgctcctcccccgctcacaccctgtctctctctctcccccccccaaaaaaataataataataataataaaaattaaaaaatacacttacacaaataatatatgtaaaagagaaaaattaccttTTACTTCTCAATCAGTAGTTAACAAGACCCTTTCCTATTTCATTCATTATTATAAATTAGATGTTTATAAAAGCTAGTTCTAAAAActcattagttttatttatattattgcaAACTAATGTtctgaataaaatgttaatttctatCATCAAAAAACATGGGAAGAGGCAATCCAAGATGGTGGCAATGGAGACGCTGAACttacctcctcccacagacacaccaaatccACAGCTATGTATAGAATAATTCCCGGTggaggggaaaaattaaaaagaacaactcTCTCCACAACAAGGGATAAACATGTCATGGCTAGATGGTAGCAGAAGCAGAGTCTCACCAAACCCCGCCACCCTATCCGCATATAATAGGGAGAGATCTCACAAATCCAGAGCCTCTCCCAAAGAAGCGAGTTGTGCCATTGAGCAACTCAACCCTTAGGACCTGCACCAGAGAGATGAGGCCCCCAAAATGCCAAGCTTTGGAAACCAATGGGGCTTGTGTCCAGGGGACCTGGGGGCTGTGAGGACCTGAGATACTCATTTTGAGGGGACGGCATGTGGATTCACTTGCCCCAGGAACCAGTACAAAGGCAGCAGCTTAAGAAGTGATTATATGTGAAGGAAATTCATTTGCTAATTTTAAAGCATCTGTTGGGGGGGCTGGTGCTGACCAGTTGGGACTTTCTCGGGGGATAGAGGCTCTGGCGAGAGCCATTTTTGCACTCTCCCTCTACCTTGCTAGCAGAGACAGCCACGATGGGGACACAGCCTCGCCAAAGCTGGTGGGTGAGTAGCGTCCATCCGGGGGCTCCCTTGATTGCCTGGCCTTGGTTATCAGAGGGGCTTGTGGCTGTAGACCTCAAGAGACCATACCAATCAGAAAGTTGGtctggcagagaaagacaaatagcatatgatttcacctgtgtatggaatctaaaaagcgaaacaaacgaacaaacaaacaaaagccagactctcagtacagagaacaaaccggtggtcgccagaggggaggcgggaagggatgggtgaaataggtgaaggggattaagaggtacaaacttccacttaaaaaataagtaagttgcagagatgaaaagtatagcatagggagtatagtcaataatattgcaataacgttgtatggtgacagatggtgactacatatattgtgatgagcattgagtaatgtatagaattgtcaaatcacctTTATATACCTAAGACTAGTATGACATTGTATGTCACttatactttaacatttttttaaagtccaagGCAGACCAGTGGATTTTAATATAACAAACTACAAAAAGTTCATGTTTCAATTAACCTTTAAGAAACGtctatttattggggcacctcggtggctcagttggttaagcatctgactctttaaaaaaaattttttttttgctttttcctatcGGGGTGCGTGGAGTGAACTCGCGGGTCTGTGAGACCCGAAAATAGAGAGCTTCTTTGCACCCTGGCACCTGCACCCGGCGGCTCTGTGGCTGTCACCATGCCACAAAACGAATATATTGAGTTACACCGGAAACGCTATGGCTATCGTTTGGATTaccatgagaaaaagagaaagaaggaaggtcgAGAGGCTCATGAACGTtcaaagaaggcaaaaaagatGATTGGTCTGAAAGCTAAGCTCTACCATAAACGGCGCCATgctgagaaaatacaaatgaaaaagactATCAAGATGCATGAAAAGAGAAACACCAAGCAAAAGAATGATGAAAAGACTCCACAAGGAGCAGTACCTGTGTATCTGCTGGACAGGGAGGGACAGTCCCGAGCTAAAGTACTTTCCAATATGataaaacaaaaacgaaaagagaaagcaggaaaatgggAAGTCCCTTTGCCCAAAGTTCGTGCCCAGGGAGAAACAGAAGTATTAAAAGTTATTcgaacaggaaagagaaagaagaaagcacgGAAGAGGATGGTTACAAAAGTCTGCTTTGTTGGAGACGGCTTTACTCGAAAACCACCTAAATATGAAAGATTCATTAGGCCAATGGGCTTAGGTTTCAAAAAGGCCCATGTAACGCATCCTGAATTGAAAGCCACCTTTTGCCTGCCAATACTTGGTGTAAAAAAGAATCCCTCATCCCCACTATATACGTCTTTGGGTGTTATTACCAAAGGTACTGTCATTGAAGTGAACGTGAGTGAGTTGGGCCTTGTGACACAAGGAGGCAAGGTTATTTGGGGAAATATGCCCAGGTTACCAACAATCCTGGAAACGATGGATGCATAAATACAGTCTTGCTGGTTTGACAGCACTTTCAGACAAGTAACTCTTGACAATTCCTGAAGACTTCTCACCAGTTGAGAAGACACCATTTCTGTGGTGGTTCTCCAAATACTGCCCAACAGCCTTACATATCTGCAGCCATCAAGAGAACTATTTATTCTATtgtaagaaacattaaaataggCTTATttacataagagactgttaaaaactgagaacaaactgagggttgatggggggtgggagggaggggagggtggaggatgggtattgaggagggcaccttttgggatgagcactgggtgttgtatggaaaccaatttgacaataaatttcatatattggaaaaaaaattaaaaaaaataggcttatttacaaaaaaaatttttttaatgtttatttattattgggagacagagagagacagagcatgagcatgggaggggcagagagaggaggagacacggaatccaagtggtcagcacagagccctacgcggggctcaaattcacaaaccgtgagatcatgaagttggacgctcaaccgactgagccacccaggcgccccttcagcatctgactctttttctttttttttaaatgtttatttctttttgacagagagagagagagagagagagagacagagcatgagtgggggaggggcagagagagagggagacacagaatccgaagcaggctctaggctctgagccacccaggcgccccaagcatctgactcttgatcttagctcaggtcgtgatctcagggttcctgaattcaagtccaatggtgggctctatgctgacagtacggagcccgcttcggattctttctctctccctctctctctgcctctccctgcttgcactctctctctctctctctctcaaaataaataaacttaaaaaaataaacttctaattATTGAGTTTCAGCGTACcatccaagaaagaaagaaggaaagaaagaaaaaaagagaaagaaagaaaaaggaaaggaaaggaaaggaggaagaaagaatgaaagaaggaaggaaggaaggaaggaaggaagggaggaaggaagtttAAGCCGCCTACCACACCCAGCACACTGCACAGGTAATAGACAGAAGGACACCCCCGTCTGCCTATGAAAAAGGCCCGTCTGCCTGTCCTGGAGCTTCCGCCTGAAGCTGAGCTTCCCCACACATGCAGGGGCTACAGGGCTGCATTCAGGGAACATAGGCAAGGAGACACCTTTGAACCCCACTTGGCCTCACCACAGCTTGCTGATAACCTCCCGAAAGGAGCTTACACACTGGTCTGGGGCCCTTGGTTTTTGCCACTGGACACCTCCACGTCTCCTGGGAATGAACAGGGTCTACAGTTGTGGTCCCACGGGACGATACATATTTGCATACCTTGAACGTCGCTGTCTGATGATCTTGCTTCCGATCAGCCGGCCAGCAGGTGCTATCAAGATCACTGCCTTTGGAACACTGGCCAGCACACCGTCAACAACTTGGGCCTTTCAAGAATACGTCAGAAACTCATAGACGCGAACAACAGACTGGTGGTtctcagaggggtgggggggttgaccttgtgggtgaaatgggtgaaggaggtcGATACCCACTAGACTGTGGTGATCCCCTGTagcatatacaaatattgaattatcatacagtatacctgaagctaataacATGTTACACacaaattttacctcaattaaaaaagtaaagaaaaaaaaaacatgggaagtctttttattgaattaatgatttttatttctgcttctcctgAGCTTACCAAGTtaaaatgacacttttttttttacataatttgaaaatactaTCTTTTACTGAGATATATCTGAGAAAACTTTCTCTGATACAAGAtcatctgaaattttttttaatttttttaatgtttgtttatttttgagagagagagtgagagccgGAGTAGAGCTCTGAcagagccgaaatcagacacttaacccactgagccatccaggtgccccagatcatcTGAATTTAAACACTAAAGATttttagggtacctgggtgggtcaggaGGTTGAGTGccgattcttgatttccactcaggtcatgatctcacggttcgtgggttcaagccccacatcgggctttgtgctgtcagcctggagcctgcttgtgattctctctctccctcttgctgcccgtccccaacttgtactctgtctctttctcaaaaataaataagcattaaaaaaaaaaaaacactaaagattTGTCCCATTTGGGGCAAATAGTTCTCGATCAATTAACCAGTCAAATATTTATCAGGCAACCTTTGACAATTTTGACACTCAGTTGCCCTGCATTATGCTTCTTGCTTTTAGAAATTGTTGTGACCAAACACAATACCTTACCGAACACAGTACCAAATACAGTATATTTCTCAGACAGTGCAGAACTGAtccttaattttgattttattagttTGATTGACACATTTGATAAAAGTGTTTTAATAGAACAAAACATTCTTCTGTGTACGAATATCTCAGAACTTTTATGTATTAATCCCTCCTCATTTTACTAGAAATAGCTTATAAAACTCAATTCTTTAATTCAAACTACAAATTTGAATATAATGAAATTGTAACATAATGAAACTGTAAGGCAACAGAAGAGTTAAAAAGTACTAAcaattagaggcacctgggtcactcagtcagtgaagagtccaacttggctcagatcatgatctcacagttcatgggttcaagccccccccccaccttggtctctcggctgacagctcagagcctgaagcctgctttggattctgtgtctccttctctctctgcccctcccccacttgtgctctgtctctatctctcaaaaataaataaaaatgtttaaaatttaaaaaaagtactaaaaaacACCACTAGCCTTCTCTTGCTGCCCTCTTAATGaagccaagaaaatattttttaaatggtataagCATcctccctcaccgcccccccccaattCATGTGGCTGGTCTCTGTTTAATgttatgcttttgttttgtgttgcaTTGTTTCGAAAACAGAGCTCCTGAAATACAGAGGATAAACCTGAGGGGAAATCCATGCACAAAGCCTTGAATGGGTTCCCCAAAGCCACAGAGGGGAACCACACCTCTGCCCACCTACCCACCGGAGGCTCCACCAGCCTCCGCTTTACCTGTCAATCCATCACTAGTCAATCCGAGAGAAAGTCACAGTCAGCAGCTTAATGACAGCCAGATGGCACCTGCCTTTCATGAACCGTGTTCCGAAGGCAGAGGCGGCCTGggagtaggctccaggttctctCCCCAGGTAATAATGAGACGCTTTTGCATTCAGACTAAGCTGCAATGGCTCACACCTCTGACGGGACCCCCTTGCCCACACCCTCCGTGAAGAGAGTGAGATTCTTGGCTTCCTTGGATTTGACACAAACAAAGTGGCTTCTGATCATTAACACAAGTGACctcacttccttctttccaatctgatttcagaaatgttagtGTGTTCATTGACCCTGCAAAAGAGGTAGGCAAGCGAAGGGTGAATAGCCAGCCTGCATTTCCAACAGCTAAGCAGCAGTGCCGACATTCAAGTACGGAGCGATGTGCTCTTTTGCACGCAGGTTTACTGGAGCCTTCAACCTTGACCTGAAGGGAACACCTTTTCTGGAAGTGACAGGTAATTTAGCCTTCTTGCTAAGTTCTGGGGCTCTCTGGTGGTGAATTATGTATGGTGCTTCTATGATACAGACACCTGTCCACTGAGAACCAAACCAAAGCTGATAGATTCCTCTTAAAGACCTTAGATTAGATATAAACTACCTTTTTCCCCCTAGAAAAGTCGTCATGATGCCAATCACTCTCCTTTCCTGTCCTCCTATGATTTCAGGGATCTGCACGAGGCCTAAAACAAACCGAGCAACGTTTGCTTTTATGAAATGATTCTTTGTGTAGTGCTTggctttcgttctttctttcttttttttttttttcacttttttccgaAACAGTCCAAAACCCTTTTATGTTTGAGCCATAAACGTGTGGATTATGAGTTACCAATGTGTGTCTTCCCACCTTCAGGCCGGGTCTTAAAGTAATTCATTAAACCATATAAACTAAGTGCATGTTACTATTTAAATCAGAGTTCCCAGCCAGGCTGCCAGTGACAGCTTTTGGACTAAAAGCAGGGAAAATCACATCACACTATACTGCCGGTATATGTTATAATTCGAGACAGGTAAATCGAGTGTTTTGGATCTGGAAAATAGGAAACAGCTAATGTCAGTAGCACAGCCAAAATCCTGGAGGGTGTAAACAGGGGCTAGTTAAATAGACATTGACGAAGTGGTTTAAatctttcatttatgaaatggtTTAAAGCTCGTTGTGGGTGGTAGGGGGGAGTGAAGGGAGTGAATGAGCATCGTTTTGGAAGAGACAGCTTCATATTCTCCAGCTATGGCTCTCCAAAATAAACTTCGTGTTTACTTCTTGCTACAATGGTCCCTGGCCAAACAGATTCTGGCCAGGACTTCATCTGGAATCCATGGAACCATCTCAAGGACAACTGGAGTGGGTCAGGAAATTTGGTGCCCTGGGGAATGTTATTTTTGttgctcatattttaaaaaaatgtttttaatggttttatttatttttgagagaaagagacagagagacagagagacagagacagagtaccagcaggggaagggcagagagagagggagacacaggatccgaagcaggctccaggctctgagctgtcagcacagagcctgacgcagggctcgaacttttgaaccgcgagatcatgacctgagccgaagtcggacgcttaactgactgagccatccaggcgccccgatttgTTGTTCATGTTAATAGTGCTGGTGGCAAAATACCCAAGAGAGCACCTCCACACCGGAGCAAATCTCTCTCTGAAACATGATTTGAGGCTGGAAATTTGCTTGGAGCTCTTTCCATGAAATGGTCAGCCCAGCACTAACCTTcactcttgtttgttttgtttgttttttcttccccctggAACTGGAGAGAAGCCCTCACTTCTCTGTAGCAATGGTGGCTTTCCCACTTCTGGCCCCGGATAGTCCGGGAAGGAAAAGATAGTCACCTTATGACTCAAGGGCAGGCAGGTCCATATCCATTAAAGATGGGATGTAAATGGGGGGAAATCTCCTGAGATGATGAACCCCTCCCACTGCCACTGTTCTCCGGAGAGCAGACAGAGAATCTCATTAGGAATCTAATACAATAAAGACATGTAGATctgaagggtgggggtggagtgcaAATCAAATTAGCTTCATTACTTTATTCTGCACTTCACAGCGCTTCTGCCACTGGACAATTGCATTAGATCAGTGAGGAGATCAAAAGGCAAAAAACTCCCTGGAAATTCATTGTCTGAAGCAAGACTAAGGGAGGAGGCGAactgggggaaggaggcaggagtaAATTGTGTTGACCCAAGACATGAATTTAGTACATCTCCCCACATTCATGCTGGacccttttctttgcttttccaatGCCCAGGTCAATGTCTTGTTTTACGTTGGCTGTGGGAGATTGAGCAGAGAAGCCTGACTTGAGAAGCTGGGAAAGAAATTCACTTCGAACTGGGCTATGGAGCCATTTGAGCTTTGAGGGTTTTGCCTTCCCACTATTTAAATGTCAGAAGGTCCTCagaattatttaagtaaatacaCAAAACTGCTGCTGAGATGTCTCTAGACTTCTTGCCACTAActgaaaaacagagggagaaatGTTCGAGAAGGAAATGTAAACATATTGGGTCAAAAAATAGGCGGCGTGTGTACCTTTACAAGAGAGAAACTACAGCCAGATGCATCGCTGTTATCGAGAACGTAACACTGGATAAGTATGATCGCCAAATAAGCTTCACCATAATTCAATCAGGGTGCATTTCAAGTCAACATTTACTTAGCGAATGGTTAGCTGAGGTACTAAGAGCTGGAGGTGGCCAGAAGTGAATGATGTgtaccagaaagtaaggaaatgctcagaacaacaacaaaatggtggCTGTATCAAGGGGGTACAGGAGCCAACTGAGAGAGATCCCAATAGTCAAAGCTGGAACAAGATGAGTAACAAAACAAAGGTGGCATTGAaacccaaagtataaaagaaatatctcggggcacctgggcggctcagtcggttgggcatctgacacaatcagatcatgatctcatggttcctgggctcgagccccgcgtcgggctccgtgccgacagctcggagcccggagcctgcttcggattctgtgtctccctctctctctgcccctcccctgctcatgctctgtctcgctctctgaaaagtaaatattcaaattaattaatcaattaattaattaaataaatatctagATTTCCATAAGTCCATACTGATATTAATTAATAAATGGGAGGGAAGAGACAAATACCCTGTGTGGCAGAATTCCACATCATTTACGCATATACTCCACCCTCAAGGAAGTGGAACAGAAACTCCCCACCCCTTTAGGTAGAGGCTCCATAAAGTGACTTCCAAAGAGGACAGTAAAGGGAAGTGGGATAAAAGACTAATTTCACGAtcgagaaacctgacaaacactccCTGAGCTCGTTGATCTAGGTCAACATTACTAGTGATGTTGACAGTATGTACCCTTGACATgctgtgatgaaaatggcactttgcCTCTGTGACCACCCTCCAGAAAGCCATAGCCCCAGTCAAATCATGAGAGAAACGTCAGACAATTCCAATGGGTGGGCAGCCTATGACACACCCGACCAGTACTCTCCGAGACTGTCAACAAAGGTCAACAAAAACAACGAccgtctgagaaactgtcacagccaagaggaaccTAAGGGCACGTGGTGATTAAATGAAATGTGGTGTCTGAGGAAGGaatctagaagagaaaaaaaaaaacacattaggtAAAGCTGAGGGAATCTGGGTAAAGTctggattttagttaataataatgtataaacATTGAACCATTATTTGTGACAAACGAGCCATCTAACTGTAAGATATTAATAAGAGGGGGAACTGTGTGGTTGGGCAGATGGGAACTTTCTGCACtatcttctccatttttctataaatctaaaactcttctataaaataaggtctattttaaaaagtgaagaacaTGGCTCTGCCCTGAGAGAACTTGCAGTCAAGTGGGAAATATGCCAGAGACCTCTATCATATATCAACACCCTACCCCTTCACCCAACTCTGTGAATATAATTGTAGTTGATCTGATAACCTCTTGGGTCAAAGGCCTTTCTGGAACTCCATACAATGCATTCATCTACAAATCAATAGATATATATTGACAATCAACTTTGCCCAGCTGTTGAgggcaaaacaaaagagaatagaACATAACAtaacaaagttaaagaaaaatgtaagacaaaaTAGAAATCGCAACATTTGTGTAGTTAATCTCCAAATAACTGGTATAAGCAGAAAATCTAACTAGTTCTAAAGACTGTTCAGGGGTACTGCACCTTCTTAAACCaagttttcacagaaaaaaatgaacctgagCCAGGTCTTGGAAAAGTATAGGATATGAATAGGGTAGGAAATTGGGAACTCAGGAAAAGTACGTCATAGAAGTATGGGAAAGGGATGACTTAAGAAACTATGAATATTATGACTTGAAAAGCGAGGAGGTTCTGTGTGCAAGAATGGGCAGTTCGAGCCGGTGTTCAGGAAAGACTATGGAGGCCACCAAATAGTTTTGATGATTttataggtaatggggattataAATTGTAGATCCATCAATAAACAGCACAATACCACTAAGAATTCTTTGGTTGGGCCATGCATAAGCCCTATGCTACATAATTTAGGTGATCAAACTTCAGAAATTCTATGTAGTATATATGCCTTGACTTCTAACTAGGAACTCCAGAGTTAGCAAGTTGATATGCAGGGTATCCCTAGAATGTGTAGGACCTGGGACGAATGTTTTTTTGAGACTCCAGTCTATATAAACAAATAGATTAAAAGATTCATGGACTCACGTGAGATATAGTGAAGATTTAGAATAACCAGTAGGATTTAGAATAGTGGGTAGTTGTGGTGACCAGAAAAGAAGAGCTGGTTTCTGGATCACACTGAGCCAGAGGTTTTGAATTAGGTAAACTCCTACTGGatcctttttttattcttaagcCAGTTtgagatggattttttttaaattacctaaaACCACAAAGACCCGAATTGACAAAACCAGACTTAGCTGGAGTTCTCATGCTGAGAAGAAAATAGCAGTAACCAGAAAGTGGATGGGCAGCCTGAAAACTTAGGAGAGGCCCCTGAGGGTCTTTCCATAGCTATTCTGGCATACCTAGAAGGAAACGTGTCGCATTATTCTTGTCCCTGTCCGTTCATCATAGTGCCATCAACCTCCATTGATTAAATTCTTCCTGTGTCATTTCTATCTTTCCTGACCATCCCTAGGTCTCATTGACTGTATCATACTTGGGGATATCATGAAATgttaccttttccttcttttttttaaaaatgttttaatgtttatttatttttgagagagagagagagagagagagagagagagagcatgagtgagggaggggcacagagagagagagagagagagaaccggaaggaggctccagggctCCAGCTGTCTGCACCGAGCTCGATGTGAGcctcgaacctacaaaccgtgagatggtgacctgagccaaagcgggacatttaaccaactgagccagccaggtgc
Coding sequences within it:
- the LOC125925983 gene encoding ribosome biogenesis protein NSA2 homolog; translated protein: MPQNEYIELHRKRYGYRLDYHEKKRKKEGREAHERSKKAKKMIGLKAKLYHKRRHAEKIQMKKTIKMHEKRNTKQKNDEKTPQGAVPVYLLDREGQSRAKVLSNMIKQKRKEKAGKWEVPLPKVRAQGETEVLKVIRTGKRKKKARKRMVTKVCFVGDGFTRKPPKYERFIRPMGLGFKKAHVTHPELKATFCLPILGVKKNPSSPLYTSLGVITKGTVIEVNVSELGLVTQGGKVIWGNMPRLPTILETMDA